A portion of the Leptospira wolbachii serovar Codice str. CDC genome contains these proteins:
- a CDS encoding ABC transporter permease — MKFVYYLFIFGYFKDNLPKTLLSITGISLGIALFVSTQINSWRAEQSVLDQMIGYSSEKFIGRYVANNQNQGAKDSFLEEVESHIPENIRLEPEFQTKGTFSLTKDQIQSIPVIGKDILLSSQIMPLSKEGKGQIPKYFISQSLSEKLQLQTNKTNLSICEKEISIQEEDFQIIPTEGIFLVMDITRLQSLCNQKNQITSIWLIHDENSGAKSSLENTKSPDWIYESKELILERAGIALGSLKINLTIVSLVSVLISFFMVSNMFTGLYLSRKREFGILLSIGTNKTSNFLLFLVQAIVIGALGGIVGILFGIFIANTNFLTTVNTITDINQIRSYRQIPISIIISGFFISVLGSILASIYNSYKTFQILPIDLIRERDVSKSIFLLGLSNQKTFILSTLFIIVGTAIGLISFAKQILPGMLGVGLVILGFVMLNFLCIPYLIQLLDKLLSRFHFPPAAEIGLKEIGIEPWKHGLTASTIMLSTSLVFTLTSLTNSYERSLIRWVDGENKSDYSLINEKKLNSGEPGVPVSLFETLSTDPHFSSVEPFYIDSKFIVNGKYYTLHVFNFTSNYNKNDLIVSKNLCFLDQICKGNSITINTELNSRVSMNIQDEKDHFFSERGTIMMDYSYFQKNFKIKYLNSIRITKNKKLSEKETTDLLQNITKNFDLKYINQTELKKLYMEGMNQVFSILDTLKISALIISILALTTSLVYFIREKSQLLAGLRAIGMDSFQMFQMIYCQALFLVSFGIFSGILNSLILSPIVIFGINRNAFGWILDFQYPLSLVVKLPILIPLITFFICLVPFSFLKQMKISKELKYE, encoded by the coding sequence TTTGTTTATTATTTATTTATATTCGGATATTTCAAAGATAACCTTCCTAAGACATTATTATCTATCACGGGGATCAGCTTAGGAATTGCTTTATTTGTAAGCACTCAGATCAATTCCTGGAGGGCTGAACAAAGTGTTCTTGACCAAATGATAGGATATTCTTCTGAAAAATTTATAGGAAGGTATGTAGCAAACAATCAAAACCAAGGAGCAAAAGACAGTTTTCTGGAAGAAGTTGAGTCTCACATACCAGAAAATATACGATTAGAGCCAGAATTCCAAACGAAAGGTACCTTCAGCTTAACAAAGGACCAAATACAGAGCATTCCCGTCATCGGAAAAGACATTCTTTTGTCTTCTCAGATAATGCCACTATCGAAAGAAGGAAAAGGCCAAATACCAAAATATTTTATAAGCCAATCCCTTTCAGAAAAACTACAACTCCAAACAAACAAAACGAATTTATCAATCTGTGAAAAAGAAATTTCGATACAAGAAGAGGATTTTCAAATCATTCCAACAGAAGGTATCTTTTTGGTAATGGATATAACAAGGCTTCAGTCCTTATGTAATCAAAAAAATCAAATTACTTCTATATGGTTAATTCACGATGAAAATTCTGGTGCAAAGTCTTCACTCGAAAATACAAAGTCTCCAGATTGGATCTATGAATCGAAGGAACTTATACTCGAACGCGCAGGTATTGCACTAGGTTCACTGAAAATTAACCTAACTATTGTTTCATTAGTATCAGTACTTATTTCATTTTTTATGGTTTCCAATATGTTTACGGGACTCTATCTATCGAGAAAACGTGAATTTGGCATTCTGTTATCCATCGGGACAAACAAAACCAGTAATTTCCTATTATTTTTGGTCCAAGCTATTGTCATCGGAGCATTGGGAGGTATTGTCGGAATACTGTTTGGAATTTTTATTGCCAACACAAACTTTCTAACAACCGTTAACACAATCACTGATATCAACCAAATTCGTTCTTATCGTCAAATACCAATATCCATTATAATATCAGGATTCTTCATTTCTGTTCTTGGATCCATTTTAGCGTCAATATATAACTCATACAAAACTTTCCAAATACTCCCCATTGATCTGATCCGAGAAAGAGATGTTTCGAAGTCAATTTTCCTTCTTGGGCTTTCTAATCAGAAAACCTTCATTCTCTCAACTTTATTCATCATTGTGGGAACGGCCATCGGCCTGATTAGTTTTGCAAAACAGATTTTACCAGGAATGTTGGGAGTTGGCCTTGTCATCCTTGGATTTGTAATGCTTAATTTTCTTTGCATACCATATCTAATTCAATTATTGGATAAATTACTTTCAAGATTTCATTTTCCTCCTGCGGCCGAAATTGGATTAAAAGAAATAGGAATCGAACCCTGGAAACATGGCCTCACTGCTTCTACAATAATGTTATCTACTTCTCTAGTTTTCACTCTCACGAGTTTAACCAATAGTTACGAAAGGTCCTTGATTCGGTGGGTGGATGGCGAAAACAAATCAGATTACTCTCTTATTAATGAAAAAAAGCTGAACTCAGGGGAACCCGGAGTTCCCGTTTCCCTTTTTGAAACCTTGTCCACGGATCCACACTTTTCCTCTGTTGAACCTTTCTACATTGATTCAAAATTTATTGTAAATGGGAAATATTACACCTTACATGTGTTCAATTTCACAAGTAACTATAATAAAAATGATCTAATTGTTTCAAAGAATTTATGTTTTTTAGATCAAATCTGTAAAGGAAATTCTATCACGATCAATACAGAATTGAATTCCAGAGTTTCCATGAATATTCAGGATGAAAAAGATCACTTTTTCTCAGAAAGAGGAACCATCATGATGGATTATTCCTACTTTCAGAAAAACTTTAAGATAAAGTATCTAAACTCGATACGGATTACCAAAAACAAAAAACTTTCAGAAAAAGAAACAACAGACTTACTGCAAAATATAACAAAGAATTTTGACTTAAAATATATTAACCAAACAGAATTAAAGAAATTGTACATGGAAGGAATGAACCAAGTTTTTTCTATATTAGATACTCTAAAGATTTCAGCACTGATCATTTCCATTCTTGCTCTTACCACATCTCTCGTATATTTCATAAGAGAAAAATCACAACTGTTAGCAGGACTAAGAGCAATAGGAATGGATTCATTTCAGATGTTCCAAATGATTTACTGCCAAGCATTATTTCTCGTATCTTTTGGCATTTTTTCCGGAATCCTTAATAGCCTCATCTTATCGCCAATTGTTATTTTTGGAATCAATCGAAATGCTTTTGGATGGATCCTCGATTTCCAATACCCACTCTCTCTTGTAGTAAAACTCCCGATACTAATTCCCTTAATCACATTTTTCATTTGTCTTGTTCCGTTCTCTTTCCTAAAACAGATGAAAATTTCGAAGGAATTGAAATATGAATAA
- the pyrE gene encoding orotate phosphoribosyltransferase has translation MSQTYRDQLFAWMKSHVYRYSESPFRLASGLESHHYFNCKEITLHPERLAVLAECFVEEIIPKMGIEFQAVGGLTLGADPLAYSIALAYQKKGKLIYPLVVRKETKGHGTGQQIEGFWKEIKSCLVVDDVITTGGSTLKAVQVLREAGISVTKGICILNREEGGAENLEKAGVQMESIFRKSEFF, from the coding sequence ATGTCCCAAACTTATCGAGACCAACTCTTTGCCTGGATGAAATCTCACGTTTATCGGTATTCGGAATCTCCGTTTCGACTGGCAAGCGGGCTTGAATCCCACCATTATTTCAATTGTAAAGAAATCACTCTCCACCCAGAACGTCTTGCGGTCCTCGCTGAATGTTTTGTAGAGGAGATCATCCCCAAGATGGGAATTGAATTCCAAGCAGTGGGGGGACTCACTCTCGGCGCCGATCCCTTAGCATATTCGATTGCCTTGGCTTATCAAAAAAAAGGGAAACTGATTTACCCATTAGTTGTGAGAAAGGAAACAAAGGGACATGGGACCGGCCAACAAATCGAGGGTTTTTGGAAGGAAATTAAATCATGTTTGGTAGTAGATGATGTAATTACTACAGGTGGATCGACTCTTAAGGCAGTCCAAGTTTTAAGAGAAGCTGGTATATCTGTCACAAAGGGAATCTGTATCTTAAATCGGGAAGAGGGTGGTGCAGAGAATTTGGAAAAGGCAGGTGTTCAGATGGAATCTATCTTTCGCAAAAGTGAGTTTTTTTAA
- a CDS encoding cytochrome-c peroxidase, with protein sequence MLKQIFTPFLLSLLFVSLANCGPSPETQDLQVKAKQIIGALPAKMPGSENDTAELISLGKKLYFEKKLSLNETQSCNSCHNVEGKGAGVDNLPTSPGAFGKNGDRNSPTVLNAGFHFVQFWDGRAADLKAQAKGPILNPVEMAMPSEKEVLKRLNEDAQYPALFAKAYPNDKTPVTYENLAGAIAAFERTLITSSRFDDFINGDHKAISKAEQEGFKAFISAGCTSCHSGNLLGGNSYRKIGQVNEYKTNDLGLYNVTKKAEDKFFFKVPSLRNIALTGPYLHDGQVKTLEDAVKKMAYHQLGMNLSDEETNKIVLFLGTLSDKTRTN encoded by the coding sequence ATGCTCAAACAAATATTTACACCTTTTCTTCTATCCCTTCTATTCGTATCGCTCGCCAATTGTGGGCCTTCGCCAGAGACCCAAGATTTGCAAGTGAAAGCCAAACAAATCATTGGTGCCCTTCCTGCAAAAATGCCAGGATCGGAAAATGATACTGCGGAACTCATTTCTCTGGGAAAAAAACTCTATTTCGAGAAAAAACTCTCCCTAAATGAAACACAATCTTGTAACTCTTGCCACAATGTGGAAGGGAAAGGTGCTGGTGTGGACAATCTTCCTACCTCTCCAGGTGCTTTCGGTAAAAATGGAGATAGAAATTCACCTACTGTACTCAATGCAGGATTTCATTTTGTTCAATTCTGGGATGGACGCGCTGCAGATTTAAAAGCACAAGCAAAAGGCCCCATTCTGAATCCGGTAGAGATGGCTATGCCTTCTGAAAAGGAAGTTCTAAAACGATTGAACGAAGATGCACAATACCCTGCTTTATTTGCAAAAGCCTATCCTAATGACAAAACTCCTGTTACTTACGAGAACCTAGCGGGTGCGATTGCTGCATTTGAAAGAACTCTTATCACATCTTCCCGTTTTGATGATTTTATCAACGGGGATCATAAAGCCATTTCGAAAGCAGAACAAGAGGGTTTTAAAGCTTTTATTTCTGCAGGTTGTACTTCTTGCCATTCGGGCAATTTACTCGGTGGAAATTCTTATAGAAAAATTGGCCAAGTAAATGAATACAAAACAAACGACCTTGGGCTTTATAATGTAACTAAAAAAGCAGAGGATAAATTTTTCTTTAAGGTACCGAGCCTAAGAAACATCGCTTTGACTGGACCATACCTTCATGATGGCCAAGTAAAGACCTTAGAGGATGCAGTAAAAAAGATGGCGTACCACCAATTAGGTATGAATCTTTCCGATGAAGAAACAAATAAAATTGTGCTCTTCCTTGGCACTTTGTCTGACAAAACCAGAACCAATTAA
- a CDS encoding LEPBI_I2431 family sigma-54 regulated protein, giving the protein MLNTRRTDRIESLDWDDLVLKLFSINENPEFLLAKIGNISELGVSGSLDKDIELNDRDFVAGVIESDLTRSRISFKGKIAWRKETDQGLLFGIKFSEELILPNFIIARSMAESAA; this is encoded by the coding sequence ATGTTGAATACAAGAAGAACCGATCGAATTGAATCTTTGGATTGGGATGATTTGGTCTTAAAACTTTTTTCTATTAATGAAAATCCAGAATTCCTTTTAGCAAAGATTGGGAATATTTCGGAACTCGGTGTAAGTGGAAGTTTAGATAAGGACATCGAACTGAACGACCGTGACTTTGTGGCGGGAGTCATTGAAAGTGATTTAACGAGATCACGTATTTCCTTTAAAGGGAAAATTGCTTGGAGAAAGGAAACAGACCAAGGCCTACTCTTTGGAATCAAATTTTCAGAAGAGCTGATCCTTCCCAATTTTATCATTGCTCGGTCTATGGCGGAATCCGCAGCTTAA